Proteins found in one Zea mays cultivar B73 chromosome 1, Zm-B73-REFERENCE-NAM-5.0, whole genome shotgun sequence genomic segment:
- the LOC100272725 gene encoding Zinc finger A20 and AN1 domain-containing stress-associated protein 11 codes for MAQRDKKVEEPTELRAPELTLCANSCGFPGNPATNNLCQACFLAATASSSASASVSPPPPSSSSSSPAVLQFDEQQQQQNPRPRAPAASGPTEEPPRPARASAPAPAPASSSSVRRCQTCRKRVGLTGFRCRCGDLFCGAHRYSDRHDCCFDYRAAGRDAIARDNPVVRAAKIVRF; via the coding sequence ATGGCTCAGCGCGACAAGAAGGTGGAGGAGCCGACGGAGCTGCGCGCGCCGGAGCTCACGCTGTGCGCCAACAGCTGCGGCTTCCCGGGCAACCCGGCCACCAACAACCTCTGCCAGGCCTGCTTCCTGGCCGCCACggcttcctcctccgcctccgcctccgtctcgccgccgccgccctcctcctcctcctcgtcgccGGCGGTGCTCCAGTTCgacgagcagcagcagcagcaaaatCCGAGGCCGCGTGCGCCGGCGGCGTCCGGGCCCACGGAGGAACCGCCCAGGCCGGCCCGGGCGTcagctccggctccggctccggcgTCGTCCTCGTCCGTCCGCCGGTGCCAGACCTGCCGCAAGCGGGTGGGGCTCACGGGCTTCCGCTGCCGCTGCGGAGACCTCTTCTGCGGCGCGCACCGCTACTCGGACCGCCACGACTGCTGCTTCGACTACAGGGCCGCCGGCCGCGACGCCATCGCCAGGGACAACCCCGTCGTGCGCGCCGCCAAGATCGTTAGGTTCTAG
- the LOC103641974 gene encoding nuclear poly(A) polymerase 1 produces the protein MGDREDDRSPPAQPKPKHWRSVRSSPDRGMGIMSFVPEEAGRPLRQNLLKVLPNNSKELSVRRVCEGCGMSKVKNNSGYHGVTEPISLSGPTEKYLMQTAEVEKYLSDARLDERQDEAILREEVLGKLDQTVKAWIKKATRISGYGEQFVHEANAKIFTFGSYRLGVHGPGADIDTLCVVPRHATRNEYFFRWLHDILAEMPEVSELHPVPDAHVPVLGFKINGVSIDLLYANLAHAVIP, from the exons ATGGGGGATCGAGAGGACGACCGCTCCCCACCGGCGCAGCCCAAGCCCAAGCACTGGAGATCCGTCCGCTCCTCTCCTGACCGCGGGATGGGCATTATGAGCTTCGTACCTGAGGAAGCAGGGCGGCCATTGAG ACAAAATTTGCTAAAAGTACTACCTAACAATTCCAAAGAG TTGAGTGTTCGGAGAGTTTGTGAGGGCTGTGGAATGTCGAAGGTGAAGAACAATAGTGGTTATCATGGAGTCACTGAGCCAATCTCGCTGAGTGGGCCGACTGAGAAGTACCTTATGCAGACAGCTGAGGTTGAAAAG TACCTTTCAGATGCACGACTCGATGAGAGGCAAGATGAGGCTATCTTGCGAGAAGAGGTTTTAGGCAAGCTGGACCAG ACTGTGAAAGCTTGGATTAAGAAGGCTACTAGGATCAGCGGGTATGGGGAGCAATTTGTGCATGAAGCAAATGCAAAGATCTTTACATTTGGTTCATACCGTCTTGGG GTACATGGCCCTGGTGCCGACATTGACACCCTATGTGTTGTTCCAAGACATGCAACTCGAAAC GAGTACTTCTTCAGATGGCTTCATGACATCCTAGCTGAGATGCCAGAAGTTTCTGAGTTACATCCAGTACCAGATGCTCATGTGCCTGTTCTGGGATTCAAAATTAATGGGGTCTCAATTGACCTTTTGTATGCTAATCTTGCTCATGCAGTGATTCCTTAG
- the LOC100281865 gene encoding Serine/threonine-protein kinase UCN, protein MDIDLDRARALRILGRGAMGTVFLVAEGPSALRPSRYALKVFDKRSAARSRKPDADRRARWEISVLSRLAHPHLPSLLGFTETDDLLAWAVPYCSGGDLNELRYSLPDRIFSPAAIRFYIAEIVSAVAELHAAGVVYRDLKPENVLLRADGHVTLTDFDLSRLLHPSRSSAESSSPPRPASSRGHHNRRSRVPARSDSVLSQQVKSYSNSNNSRPPHQPWSAASSPRQQLQSLVRYIMGSGDGAGVGRKSKSARVSPLSRKPASFGGSSSAAAWGKSYSFVGTEEYVAPEMVRGEGHGFAVDWWAVGVLAYEMAFGRTPFKGQNRKETFRNVLQQELEFPGDTRWRTPELADLISGLLERDPRRRLGYAGGADEVRAHPFFAGVAWDMLTEVSRPPYIPPPADEDLADVEGFDVRGHFKDLHQPPPPKSASESSSSEFSTEF, encoded by the coding sequence ATGGACATCGACCTCGACCGGGCGCGCGCGCTGCGCATCCTCGGCCGCGGCGCCATGGGCACCGTGTTCCTCGTCGCGGAGGGGCCCTCGGCCTTGCGCCCCAGCCGCTACGCCCTCAAGGTCTTCGACAAGCGCTCCGCCGCCCGCAGCAGGAAGCCTGACGccgaccgccgcgcgcggtgggaGATCAGCGTGCTGTCCCGCCTTGCGCACCCGCACCTCCCCTCGCTCCTCGGCTTCACCGAGACGGACGACCTTCTCGCGTGGGCCGTCCCGTACTGCTCCGGCGGCGACCTCAACGAGCTCCGCTACTCGCTCCCCGACCGCATCTTCTCCCCCGCGGCCATCCGCTTCTACATTGCCGAGATCGTCTCCGCGGTCGCCGAGCTCCACGCCGCGGGCGTCGTGTACCGCGACCTCAAGCCCGAGAACGTGCTCCTCCGCGCCGACGGCCACGTCACGCTCACCGACTTCGACCTGTCCCGCCTCCTCCACCCCAGCAGGTCGTCCGCGGAGTCGTCGTCGCCCCCGCGGCCAGCGTCGTCCCGCGGCCACCACAACCGCCGGTCGCGCGTCCCCGCGCGGAGCGACTCGGTTCTCAGCCAGCAGGTCAAGTCGTACTCCAACTCCAACAACTCCAGGCCCCCTCACCAGCCCTGGTCCGCGGCGTCGTCGCCGCGGCAGCAGCTCCAGAGCCTGGTCCGCTACATCATGGGGAGCGGCGACGGGGCCGGGGTGGGCAGGAAGAGCAAGTCGGCGCGGGTGTCGCCACTGAGCCGGAAGCCCGCGAGCTTCGGCGGCAGCTCCTCCGCCGCCGCGTGGGGCAAGTCCTACTCCTTCGTCGGCACGGAGGAGTACGTGGCGCCGGAGATGGTGCGCGGCGAGGGCCACGGCTTCGCCGTCGACTGGTGGGCCGTCGGCGTGCTCGCCTACGAGATGGCGTTCGGGCGGACGCCGTTCAAGGGCCAGAACCGCAAGGAGACCTTCCGGAACGTGCTGCAGCAGGAGCTCGAGTTCCCGGGGGACACCCGGTGGCGGACGCCGGAGCTCGCGGACCTCATCTCGGGCCTGCTGGAGCGGGACCCGAGGAGGAGGCTCGGGTACGCCGGCGGCGCCGACGAGGTCCGGGCCCACCCGTTCTTCGCCGGCGTCGCGTGGGACATGCTCACGGAGGTGTCCCGCCCGCCCTACATCCCGCCGCCGGCCGACGAGGACCTCGCGGACGTCGAAGGGTTCGACGTGAGGGGCCACTTCAAGGACCTTCACCAGCCGCCGCCTCCCAAGTCCGCGTCGGAGTCGTCCTCGTCCGAGTTCTCGACGGAGTTCTGA